In Xenopus laevis strain J_2021 chromosome 2S, Xenopus_laevis_v10.1, whole genome shotgun sequence, a genomic segment contains:
- the LOC108709418 gene encoding probable G-protein coupled receptor 82, which yields MWNNSSCLHPRKFSAIGLPIIYSIMFVVSVSGNLVCLWIFTKFISRKTSTHIYLINLAISNVLVSAGMPFQVAYYLKVQYMPYNSTECRFLTQAGTLLTYSSMCVSITLLCWIAISRYATLVKHDDMMQSVKQTPYEKILFGKFLKSFRNPIFARYLCIGVWIAIACPNVCLATINTDNASNKLCFNEEVEIGKAHMVISSRVQVAFFFLFVLTVILFYCFFIHYLKTLQANSCIDGKFLIYRKVKKNIVVIMALLLICFAPYHFAKLFIYELVSFKNCQLLNISVEMKNIFLCLAEFRSCCDPIMYLCLDDTFKRNFQTLFKKKAEAQPQATNITPF from the coding sequence ATGTGGAACAACTCTTCTTGCCTCCATCCAAGAAAATTTTCTGCAATTGGCCTGCCTATAATTTACTCTATAATGTTTGTAGTCAGTGTTTCTGGAAATCTGGTCTGTCTCTGGATATTCACCAAATTTATAAGTAGGAAAACATCAACGCATATCTATTTAATCAATCTTGCCATTTCAAATGTCCTGGTTTCTGCTGGAATGCCCTTTCAAGTCGCTTATTATCTGAAAGTCCAATATATGCCTTATAATTCTACAGAATGTCGCTTTTTAACCCAAGCTGGAACCCTTTTAACTTACAGCAGTATGTGTGTGAGCATTACCCTTTTGTGTTGGATTGCCATCAGTAGGTATGCCACCTTAGTAAAACATGATGATATGATGCAGAGTGTAAAGCAAACACCTTATGAGAAAATCCTATTTGGAAAGTTCCTAAAGTCCTTTCGTAATCCTATATTTGCCCGCTATCTTTGCATTGGTGTATGGATAGCAATCGCATGTCCAAATGTTTGTCTTGCAACAATTAACACTGATAATGCTTCAAACAAACTTTGCTTTAACGAAGAAGTTGAGATCGGGAAAGCACACATGGTCATCTCTTCAAGAGTTCaagtagctttttttttcttgtttgtactGACAGTAATACTATTTTACTGCTTTTTCATTCACTATTTAAAGACGCTGCAAGCAAACAGCTGCATTGATGGAAAATTTCTGATatacagaaaagtaaaaaaaaacattgtagtcATAATGGCGTTACTACTCATCTGCTTTGCACCATACCATTTTGCAAAGCTTTTCATTTATGAACTTGTATCTTTTAAAAATTGTCAACTACTGAATATTTCTGTGgagatgaaaaatatttttctctgtctTGCTGAATTTAGAAGTTGTTGTGATCCTATTATGTATTTGTGTCTAGATGATACTTTCAAGAGAAATTTCCAAactctttttaaaaagaaagcagAAGCTCAACCACAGGCAACAAACATAACACCATTCTGA